The following are encoded in a window of Flavobacterium psychrotrophum genomic DNA:
- a CDS encoding glycoside hydrolase family 43 protein — MKIRNIFLLVTVTAALLGCKSSNAQTGTPYTNPLIWADVPDLSITRNGDDFFLISTTMHLMPGAPVMKSKDLVHWETASYVFDSLTDNRKYNLEGGTVYGWGQWASSIRYHKGKYYVLFSPNDEPYKSYIFVTDNPSGKWKLLSRMRHFHDASLFFDDDDRVYIYSGTHLTELKADLIYVKPGGIDMEIFKKDASETGLLEGNQVVKHNGKYYLLMVSWPQGGIRKQVCYRADTITGPYEKKTILQDTFAGFTYVGQGCIIDDKNGNWYGLVFQDRNGVGRVPLLMPVNWKDGWPMLGDENGHVPASGIIPLKPHDTGKRIVESDNFSASKLNINWQWNHNPINNAWSLAERKGYLRLKTNRIVDNLYAAPNSLTQRMEGPKCSGSIALDISKMKDGDVAGFAAFNGHSAILAVVNENGKKHLTLSTNRVNFNENSKVIKNVDTDEKARVALSSNVIYLRIDADFNVNRDIATFYYSIDNKNWKPIGTEFKMIFDYTRLFMGAKFAIFNYATKTAGGYVDVDFFEYKNIK, encoded by the coding sequence ATGAAAATCAGAAATATATTTTTACTGGTAACTGTAACAGCTGCTTTACTGGGTTGTAAAAGCAGCAACGCACAAACCGGCACACCTTATACCAACCCGCTGATATGGGCAGATGTACCTGACTTATCTATAACACGAAACGGTGACGATTTCTTCCTCATCAGCACTACCATGCACCTTATGCCGGGTGCACCGGTAATGAAGTCTAAAGACCTTGTACACTGGGAAACCGCAAGCTATGTTTTTGATAGCCTTACAGATAATAGAAAGTATAATCTTGAAGGCGGTACGGTTTACGGCTGGGGCCAGTGGGCATCATCCATACGCTATCATAAAGGTAAATACTATGTACTGTTTTCGCCAAACGATGAACCATACAAGTCTTATATTTTCGTAACTGATAACCCATCGGGTAAATGGAAGCTGCTCTCGCGTATGCGCCACTTTCACGATGCTTCGTTGTTTTTTGATGATGATGACCGGGTTTACATATATTCAGGCACACACCTTACAGAGCTTAAAGCAGACCTTATTTATGTAAAACCGGGCGGCATTGATATGGAAATTTTTAAAAAAGATGCAAGCGAAACGGGTTTGCTTGAAGGTAACCAGGTGGTAAAACACAATGGCAAATATTACCTTTTAATGGTATCATGGCCGCAGGGAGGCATACGCAAACAGGTATGCTACAGGGCAGATACTATTACCGGGCCTTATGAGAAAAAGACCATTTTGCAGGATACCTTTGCAGGCTTTACTTATGTAGGCCAGGGCTGTATTATCGACGACAAAAACGGCAACTGGTATGGGCTGGTGTTTCAGGACCGTAATGGCGTAGGCCGTGTACCCCTGTTGATGCCCGTAAACTGGAAGGATGGCTGGCCTATGCTGGGTGACGAAAACGGACACGTTCCGGCTAGCGGCATCATACCGCTTAAACCACACGATACCGGTAAAAGAATTGTAGAAAGCGATAATTTTTCGGCAAGTAAACTTAATATTAACTGGCAATGGAACCACAACCCCATTAATAATGCCTGGTCATTAGCAGAACGTAAAGGATATTTGAGGCTTAAGACAAATCGTATTGTTGATAACCTGTATGCAGCTCCAAATAGCCTTACCCAGCGCATGGAAGGCCCCAAATGCTCCGGTAGCATTGCTCTCGATATTTCTAAAATGAAAGATGGCGATGTAGCAGGCTTTGCTGCCTTTAACGGCCATTCAGCCATACTTGCTGTAGTAAATGAAAATGGTAAAAAACATCTTACTTTATCTACCAACCGGGTGAATTTCAATGAAAATTCTAAAGTTATTAAGAATGTTGACACAGATGAAAAAGCACGCGTAGCGCTTAGTTCAAATGTGATCTATTTGCGCATTGATGCCGATTTTAACGTTAACCGGGACATAGCCACATTTTACTACAGTATTGATAATAAAAATTGGAAACCTATTGGTACCGAGTTCAAAATGATATTTGATTATACCAGGCTTTTTATGGGTGCCAAGTTTGCCATTTTTAATTATGCAACAAAAACTGCCGGCGGGTATGTTGATGTTGACTTTTTTGAGTACAAGAATATAAAATAA
- a CDS encoding glycoside hydrolase family 31 protein has product MKHIYLLLVLAAFSGSLQAQSFQKTAQGVKASTTNNDIEIQFYNDATIRVVKSPKGKVFKKESLSVTASPLKTGFTTQEKNSILTLKSGKVSVNLNLSNGEVSFFTANGHPLLKEKAGSTVFTPFNDAGNSTYTVSQSFILDKDEPIYGLGQHQNGKLSQRGLKYRMEQGNVEDVVPFFQSVKGYGLFWDNYSPSDYTDTEESTTIKSDVGDGIDYYFMYGGSADGVVSQMRGLTGKAPLFPLWTYGYWQSRERYKSQAELVDVVKKYRELGVPLDGIIQDWQYWGNNYLWNAMEFLNPEFPDGKKMADDVHALNAHMIISIWSSFGPMTKQYREMAAKGMLFNMQTWPESGSEKWPPNKDYPSGVKVYDVYNPQARDIYWKYANAGLFSAGIDGWWMDSTEPDHVYAKQEDYDTQTFLGSFRKVRNAFPLMTVGGMYDNQRKTTSDKRVFILTRSAFAGQQRYGANTWSGDTGSSWETLRNQIPAGLNFSLSGIPHWNSDIGGFFAGAYNTSWNDGSGANNPLYRELYTRWIQFGTFNPMMRSHGTEVPREIYNYGKKGEPIYDAIDKFINLRYALLPYIYSASWDVTHNNSTFMRALFMDFPADKKGWDINNEFMFGQSILVAPIVNAQYTPEKIVKVDEQTGWNKQENKTNDSTITVDFTTEKTTKVYLPEGTGWYDFWTNQKIEGGREITAKTTINMIPVYIKAGAILPIGPAVQYATEKKWDNLEIKVYPGANGSFTLYEDEFDNYNYEKGAYTEIKFIWNDKAKSLTINDRKGKYNGMLSTRKFTIVLPSGVTKTVTYNGKKTTFKF; this is encoded by the coding sequence ATGAAACATATTTATTTATTGCTAGTGCTTGCTGCTTTTTCAGGCAGCCTGCAGGCACAGTCATTTCAAAAAACAGCCCAGGGGGTAAAAGCCTCAACTACAAACAATGATATTGAAATACAATTTTATAATGATGCCACTATACGTGTGGTTAAATCTCCAAAGGGTAAGGTTTTTAAAAAGGAAAGCCTCTCTGTAACAGCATCGCCATTAAAAACTGGCTTTACTACACAGGAAAAAAATAGCATCCTTACATTAAAATCGGGAAAAGTAAGTGTAAACCTTAATCTTAGTAACGGAGAAGTTTCATTTTTTACAGCAAACGGGCATCCCTTACTTAAAGAAAAAGCAGGCAGTACAGTATTTACCCCTTTTAACGATGCAGGAAACAGTACATACACCGTTTCGCAATCTTTTATCTTAGATAAAGACGAGCCCATCTACGGACTTGGTCAGCACCAAAACGGAAAGCTAAGCCAACGCGGCCTTAAATACCGCATGGAACAGGGTAATGTAGAAGATGTGGTTCCTTTTTTTCAATCGGTAAAAGGCTACGGGCTGTTTTGGGATAACTACTCTCCTTCTGATTATACAGATACCGAAGAAAGCACTACCATTAAATCAGATGTTGGAGATGGTATTGATTATTATTTTATGTATGGCGGCAGTGCAGACGGGGTCGTTTCGCAAATGAGGGGACTGACAGGAAAAGCTCCCCTATTCCCATTATGGACATACGGTTACTGGCAAAGCCGCGAACGCTACAAAAGCCAGGCAGAACTGGTAGATGTGGTAAAGAAATATCGTGAACTTGGTGTGCCGCTGGATGGTATAATACAAGACTGGCAATATTGGGGTAATAACTATTTATGGAACGCAATGGAGTTCTTAAACCCTGAATTTCCTGACGGTAAAAAAATGGCCGACGATGTACATGCCCTCAACGCCCACATGATTATATCAATATGGTCATCATTTGGCCCTATGACAAAACAATATCGCGAAATGGCTGCTAAGGGTATGTTATTTAATATGCAGACCTGGCCGGAATCGGGTTCAGAAAAATGGCCGCCAAATAAAGATTACCCATCCGGAGTAAAGGTGTATGATGTATATAACCCACAGGCACGCGACATTTACTGGAAATATGCTAATGCAGGCTTATTTTCTGCCGGTATAGACGGATGGTGGATGGATTCTACTGAGCCTGACCACGTTTATGCCAAACAGGAAGATTATGATACGCAAACATTTTTAGGCTCTTTCCGTAAAGTGCGTAATGCTTTTCCGCTAATGACTGTGGGAGGAATGTATGATAACCAGCGAAAAACCACGTCAGATAAACGTGTGTTCATACTTACCCGTTCGGCGTTTGCAGGGCAGCAACGCTATGGAGCCAATACCTGGTCTGGCGATACAGGCTCAAGCTGGGAAACACTTCGTAACCAGATACCTGCGGGACTTAACTTTTCGCTTAGCGGCATACCGCACTGGAATTCTGATATAGGAGGATTTTTTGCAGGAGCCTATAACACTTCGTGGAATGATGGTTCAGGAGCAAACAACCCACTGTACAGAGAATTGTATACCCGATGGATACAGTTTGGAACTTTCAACCCCATGATGCGTTCGCATGGTACTGAGGTACCACGGGAAATTTACAATTATGGTAAAAAAGGCGAGCCTATTTATGATGCCATAGATAAGTTTATAAATCTTAGGTATGCCCTACTGCCTTACATCTACTCTGCCTCATGGGATGTAACACATAATAACTCTACGTTTATGCGTGCTTTATTTATGGATTTCCCTGCCGATAAAAAAGGATGGGATATTAATAATGAATTTATGTTTGGACAGTCAATACTTGTTGCCCCTATTGTAAATGCACAGTACACACCTGAAAAGATTGTTAAGGTAGACGAGCAAACAGGCTGGAACAAGCAGGAAAATAAAACAAACGACAGCACTATTACTGTAGACTTTACTACCGAAAAAACTACTAAAGTATATTTACCGGAAGGCACTGGTTGGTATGATTTCTGGACTAACCAAAAAATAGAGGGTGGCCGCGAAATTACCGCCAAGACCACAATAAATATGATTCCGGTTTACATTAAGGCCGGAGCGATCCTGCCAATAGGCCCTGCTGTACAATATGCAACCGAAAAGAAATGGGATAACCTGGAGATAAAAGTATATCCTGGTGCAAATGGCAGCTTTACACTATATGAAGATGAATTTGACAACTATAATTATGAAAAAGGAGCCTATACTGAGATAAAGTTTATTTGGAATGACAAAGCTAAATCGCTTACTATAAATGACCGTAAAGGAAAATATAACGGCATGCTTAGTACCAGGAAATTTACTATTGTTTTACCTTCAGGTGTAACGAAAACAGTGACTTATAACGGTAAAAAAACTACCTTTAAGTTTTAA
- the ccsA gene encoding cytochrome c biogenesis protein CcsA produces the protein MMNKIISFFSSTRLMAVLFVVFAASMGIGTFIEDAYNTETARVFIYNARWFEAIMLLFVINFIGNIKRYRLHKKEKWATLLLHLSFILIIIGAFITRYISFEGMMPIREGATEKVFYSDKPYLTVLVDGEYKGETMRRTFEEPLLFSSNEIPFIASNYFNVSEDFNEIPFEVEYKNFTLGAKEVIKEDPTSNIQYIKLVEQSMGQRHDHYLKEGEVQNINNILFAFNKKTEGAVNIIKNGEDYTLSAPFEGTYMRMADRMQGTVAKDTLQPLVFRSLYNLAGAMFVLPERAIKGKLTYESNGDVKTKEDAALTVTVKSQGEEKEVTLLGGRQKIGVPVSFTIGKLDFTLLYGSKTYELPFSIKLNDFVAEKYPGTEKSYASFESKVSIDDAGDNKKFDARIYMNHVLDYKGYRFFQSGFDPDEKGTKLSVNHDFWGTSISYAGYFLLYIGLMVILVDKNTRFGDLKKKLDKVAAKKKALATVLVLFMGLIGFAQEHDHEHDHNHDHNHVHTQQESTPAEQHDHVQHVRPTQKQIDSIFDKYKVSAEHAEKFGHIIIQDAGGRMKPANTFSSELLRKVSKSDTYNGMNADQTFLSMQLFNRMWYEVPVLFISKSGNDSIRAIAGLDKTATYAAMADFFDNQGNYKLTGVLEKAFTKKEPNKFDTDFIDLDKRINLLNWALSGEILRVLPVPGNKENKWVSYPEASQGTYKGLDTIRNIVPYYFGSLGNAVTSGDYKIANGILRDLTMYQKKMGASVMPSDDKINAEILYNKYDVFKKLFLYYALAGILMLLFAIIKIFYDRKAIRITLTVFETIVWLLFVLHTVALIVRWYVSGHAPWSNAYESIIYVAWATMLFGFGLGAGFTPGFFVRQLSKIDYIKDFINRRSDLVVASAAFVTSIVLMVAQGNWTDPEIANLQPVLNSYWLMIHVAVIVACYGPFTLGMILGLVALILMIFANDKNKVKLDLSIKELTYVNEMALTVGLVLLTIGNFLGGQWANESWGRYWGWDPKETWALVSIMVYAFVIHMRFVPSLRNTWIYNFFSVLAYFSILMTYFGVNFYLTGLHSYASGERRTPDQFYYMALGACILAGFAYVKYRKYLKK, from the coding sequence ATCATGAATAAAATTATATCCTTTTTTTCCTCTACACGATTAATGGCTGTCCTCTTTGTAGTTTTTGCAGCCTCAATGGGCATCGGAACCTTTATCGAAGATGCTTATAATACAGAAACGGCCCGTGTTTTTATATACAACGCCCGCTGGTTCGAAGCCATAATGCTATTGTTTGTCATCAACTTTATTGGTAATATTAAGCGTTACAGGCTGCATAAAAAAGAGAAATGGGCTACGCTATTGCTACACCTTTCTTTTATACTTATAATAATAGGTGCTTTTATTACCCGCTATATTAGTTTTGAAGGTATGATGCCTATTAGAGAAGGTGCTACCGAAAAGGTGTTTTACAGCGATAAGCCTTATCTTACTGTTCTGGTAGATGGCGAATATAAAGGAGAAACCATGCGCCGCACTTTTGAAGAGCCATTATTGTTCAGCAGTAACGAAATTCCGTTTATAGCGAGCAATTACTTTAATGTGTCAGAAGATTTTAATGAAATACCTTTTGAGGTAGAATATAAAAATTTTACACTGGGTGCAAAAGAAGTTATTAAAGAAGACCCAACTTCTAATATACAATATATAAAGCTGGTGGAGCAAAGCATGGGCCAGCGCCACGACCATTACCTTAAAGAAGGTGAGGTGCAAAATATAAACAATATACTTTTTGCCTTTAATAAGAAAACAGAAGGTGCTGTAAACATCATTAAAAATGGTGAAGATTACACTCTTTCTGCGCCGTTTGAAGGTACCTATATGCGTATGGCCGACAGGATGCAGGGCACTGTGGCTAAAGATACACTACAGCCATTGGTATTCCGTTCACTATATAACCTGGCAGGTGCCATGTTTGTACTGCCTGAGCGTGCCATAAAAGGTAAGCTTACTTATGAATCTAACGGCGATGTTAAGACTAAAGAAGATGCCGCGCTTACCGTAACTGTTAAAAGCCAGGGCGAAGAAAAAGAAGTTACCCTACTGGGAGGCAGGCAAAAAATAGGTGTTCCCGTATCATTCACTATCGGTAAGCTGGATTTTACATTGCTTTATGGCAGTAAAACATATGAACTGCCTTTTTCTATAAAACTTAATGATTTTGTGGCCGAAAAATATCCGGGTACAGAGAAAAGTTATGCTTCTTTTGAAAGTAAGGTTAGCATTGATGATGCTGGTGATAATAAAAAATTTGATGCCCGTATTTATATGAACCATGTATTAGATTACAAGGGCTACCGCTTTTTTCAGTCGGGTTTTGACCCGGATGAAAAAGGTACAAAGCTATCGGTAAACCACGATTTTTGGGGTACCTCAATTTCTTATGCCGGATACTTCTTATTATATATTGGCCTTATGGTAATACTAGTTGACAAAAATACCCGTTTTGGCGACCTTAAGAAAAAACTGGATAAAGTAGCTGCTAAGAAAAAGGCATTGGCTACGGTGCTTGTACTGTTTATGGGACTAATTGGCTTTGCACAGGAACATGACCATGAGCACGATCATAATCATGATCACAACCATGTGCATACCCAGCAGGAAAGTACTCCTGCAGAGCAGCATGACCATGTGCAGCACGTGCGGCCTACACAAAAACAAATAGACTCTATATTTGATAAGTATAAAGTAAGCGCGGAACACGCCGAAAAATTTGGACATATAATCATTCAGGATGCGGGGGGAAGGATGAAGCCTGCCAATACTTTCTCATCTGAATTGTTGCGTAAAGTAAGCAAAAGCGATACTTACAATGGTATGAATGCTGACCAGACATTTTTGTCGATGCAGCTGTTTAACAGAATGTGGTATGAGGTGCCGGTTCTCTTCATTAGTAAAAGTGGTAACGACAGTATAAGGGCAATAGCCGGACTGGACAAAACGGCAACGTATGCCGCCATGGCCGACTTTTTTGATAATCAGGGCAACTATAAGCTGACTGGTGTTTTAGAAAAAGCATTTACCAAAAAAGAACCCAACAAGTTTGATACAGATTTTATAGATCTTGATAAACGCATCAACCTGCTTAACTGGGCACTTTCCGGAGAAATACTAAGAGTATTGCCGGTACCCGGCAATAAAGAAAATAAATGGGTATCATATCCTGAGGCTTCTCAGGGAACCTACAAGGGGCTCGATACCATTCGTAACATAGTGCCGTATTATTTTGGCTCTTTAGGTAATGCCGTAACTTCCGGCGACTATAAAATAGCTAATGGTATATTGAGGGATCTTACCATGTATCAAAAGAAAATGGGGGCATCAGTAATGCCATCAGATGATAAGATAAATGCAGAGATACTCTACAACAAATATGATGTGTTTAAAAAACTGTTCTTGTATTACGCCCTTGCCGGTATACTAATGCTGTTGTTTGCCATCATAAAGATATTTTATGACCGTAAAGCTATCAGGATTACATTAACCGTATTTGAAACTATAGTCTGGCTGCTATTCGTGCTGCATACTGTGGCGCTGATAGTACGCTGGTATGTATCGGGCCACGCCCCATGGAGTAACGCTTATGAGTCTATCATTTATGTGGCCTGGGCTACCATGTTGTTTGGTTTTGGCTTAGGGGCTGGTTTTACACCGGGCTTCTTTGTAAGACAGCTATCAAAAATTGATTATATAAAAGACTTTATTAACCGCAGGTCTGACCTTGTGGTAGCTTCTGCGGCATTTGTAACCAGTATAGTACTTATGGTGGCACAGGGTAACTGGACCGACCCTGAAATTGCTAACCTGCAACCCGTGCTTAACTCTTACTGGCTAATGATACACGTGGCGGTTATAGTAGCCTGCTATGGCCCCTTTACCCTGGGTATGATCCTTGGCCTTGTAGCGCTGATACTGATGATTTTTGCTAACGATAAAAACAAGGTAAAACTAGACCTGAGCATTAAGGAACTTACTTATGTAAACGAGATGGCGCTTACCGTAGGGCTTGTGCTACTAACCATTGGTAACTTCTTAGGGGGACAATGGGCTAATGAAAGTTGGGGACGCTACTGGGGCTGGGACCCTAAAGAAACCTGGGCACTTGTAAGTATTATGGTATATGCATTTGTTATACACATGCGTTTTGTGCCGTCTTTGCGCAATACCTGGATCTATAACTTTTTTAGTGTGTTAGCCTACTTCTCAATATTGATGACGTATTTTGGGGTTAACTTTTACCTAACCGGGCTTCACAGTTATGCAAGCGGCGAACGCCGTACGCCAGACCAGTTTTACTATATGGCACTTGGTGCGTGTATTCTTGCCGGCTTTGCTTACGTTAAATATAGAAAGTACCTTAAAAAATAA
- a CDS encoding M1 family metallopeptidase, whose product MRIPQFLLVLGLTGFAAFAQDIDPNNQPKFDDIMYRRGNTYRAASGVPGPEYWQNRADYSIEAELDDVSNTIKGKLTMTYYNNSPQDLPYIWMYVEQNRFTEESRGTLTTPIRGNRYSGDTDGGLTVTGVTAKTKGDASNKYLINDTRMQVFFNEPVKAKGGKAVVSMNFEFKIPQAGMDRMGRLTTEGGTTYSIAQWYPRVAVYDDVVGWNTDPYLGAGEFYVEYGDFDYKVTVPYNHIVVGSGELVNAKEVLTKKEQERWEQAKNSDKTVFLISPEEAGNTTITRPVQNGKVTWHFKMKNTRDVAFASAKNFIWDAARINLPSGKKSMAQSAYTSDDDGNEAWGRSTEYVKGSIEFYSKTYYEFPYPNAVNVASNVGGMEYPGLSFCGAGSKGGELWDVTDHEFGHNWFPMIVGSNERRYAWMDEGFNTFINYYSSTAFNNNEYPSSIAKSRAHVPWLKSRYRESIATYPDIARSMNLGYTAYYKPATGLIMLREYVLGHERFDYAFKQYIKTWAFKHPQPSDFFNAMDNAAGENLNWFWRGWFTNNDNIDLGISTVSQEKEGYIITFTNKGSLPMPVVFKVTYDDNTSDEHSLPVEIWQRGNEWRHYFKTTKKIKSLELDPGRFIPDINISDDTWTKE is encoded by the coding sequence ATGAGAATACCACAATTCCTGCTCGTGTTAGGGCTTACAGGTTTTGCAGCCTTTGCACAGGATATAGATCCTAACAACCAGCCAAAATTTGATGATATTATGTACCGCCGTGGCAACACCTACCGTGCCGCAAGCGGAGTACCCGGGCCGGAGTACTGGCAAAACCGTGCTGATTACAGCATTGAAGCCGAACTGGACGATGTAAGCAACACCATAAAAGGGAAACTTACCATGACCTATTATAATAACAGCCCGCAGGATTTGCCTTACATATGGATGTATGTTGAGCAAAACCGCTTTACCGAAGAATCTCGTGGTACACTTACAACACCCATTCGCGGTAACCGCTACAGTGGTGATACCGATGGCGGCCTTACCGTTACAGGGGTTACTGCAAAAACCAAAGGTGATGCCAGCAACAAATACCTGATTAACGATACGCGTATGCAGGTATTTTTTAATGAGCCTGTAAAAGCTAAAGGTGGCAAAGCCGTAGTGAGTATGAATTTTGAATTTAAAATTCCGCAGGCAGGTATGGACCGTATGGGAAGGCTGACTACCGAAGGCGGCACTACCTACTCTATTGCCCAGTGGTACCCACGCGTAGCCGTTTATGATGATGTTGTAGGATGGAATACCGACCCTTACCTGGGTGCGGGAGAATTTTATGTAGAATATGGCGATTTTGATTATAAGGTTACCGTACCCTACAACCACATTGTGGTAGGATCTGGCGAGCTGGTTAATGCTAAAGAAGTACTGACAAAAAAGGAGCAGGAACGCTGGGAGCAGGCCAAGAACAGCGATAAAACGGTTTTCCTTATATCGCCGGAAGAAGCCGGAAATACAACCATAACCCGCCCGGTACAAAACGGCAAGGTTACCTGGCATTTTAAAATGAAGAACACGCGCGATGTAGCTTTTGCTTCGGCAAAAAACTTTATTTGGGATGCAGCACGCATCAACCTGCCAAGTGGTAAAAAAAGCATGGCACAGTCTGCTTACACATCTGATGATGATGGTAACGAAGCCTGGGGACGCAGTACAGAATATGTAAAAGGTAGCATCGAGTTTTATTCTAAAACTTATTATGAGTTTCCCTACCCTAATGCGGTAAACGTAGCAAGTAATGTGGGTGGTATGGAATATCCGGGGCTTTCGTTTTGTGGTGCCGGCAGTAAAGGTGGCGAACTGTGGGATGTTACAGACCATGAATTTGGCCACAACTGGTTCCCTATGATCGTGGGCAGCAACGAACGCCGTTATGCCTGGATGGACGAGGGTTTTAATACCTTTATAAACTACTATAGTTCTACCGCATTTAATAACAATGAGTACCCAAGTAGCATTGCAAAAAGCCGTGCACACGTGCCATGGTTAAAAAGCAGGTACCGCGAGAGTATAGCTACCTACCCAGATATTGCAAGATCTATGAACCTGGGGTATACAGCCTACTACAAGCCTGCAACAGGGCTTATAATGCTGCGCGAATATGTACTGGGACATGAGCGTTTTGACTATGCCTTTAAACAATACATTAAAACATGGGCATTTAAGCACCCACAACCAAGCGACTTTTTTAATGCAATGGATAACGCCGCCGGAGAAAACCTTAACTGGTTCTGGAGAGGATGGTTTACTAATAACGATAATATAGACCTGGGCATAAGTACTGTAAGCCAGGAAAAAGAAGGCTACATTATTACCTTTACTAATAAAGGGAGCCTGCCTATGCCTGTTGTATTTAAAGTAACGTATGATGATAATACCAGTGATGAGCACAGCCTGCCTGTAGAAATATGGCAGCGAGGCAACGAGTGGAGGCATTATTTTAAAACCACAAAAAAAATCAAATCACTTGAGCTGGATCCAGGAAGATTTATACCGGACATCAATATAAGCGATGACACCTGGACAAAAGAATAA
- a CDS encoding RluA family pseudouridine synthase, translating into MTTKPIADIDADNDDELYEHYRFEAGKAQQPLRVDKFLMNLVENATRNKIQKAAEAGNIYVNDVAVKSNHKVKSCDVVRVLLEHPPYEHLLEGENIPLNIVFEDDELLIVNKEPGMVVHPGHGNYSGTLVNALAYHFDNLPMNSSERPGLVHRIDKDTSGLLVVAKTEQAMSYLTKQFADKTSEREYIALVWGNVQEDEGTIEGNIDRHPKDRMQMSVYPDGSQGKHAVTHYKVIERLGYVTLVSCRLETGRTHQIRVHMKYIGHTLFNDARYGGDIILKGTTFTKYKQFIDNCFKTLPRQALHAKTLGFEHPTTKEFIRFDSELPKDMVECIDKWRTYSKSHTTEEE; encoded by the coding sequence ATGACAACAAAGCCGATAGCGGATATTGATGCCGATAATGATGATGAGCTGTATGAGCATTACCGTTTTGAAGCGGGTAAAGCACAACAGCCCCTGAGGGTTGACAAGTTTTTGATGAACCTGGTAGAAAATGCTACCCGAAACAAAATACAAAAGGCTGCCGAAGCCGGTAACATTTATGTAAACGATGTTGCTGTAAAGAGTAATCACAAAGTAAAATCGTGCGATGTGGTGCGTGTGCTTTTGGAGCACCCGCCTTATGAGCACTTGCTGGAAGGGGAGAATATTCCGCTTAATATAGTTTTTGAAGACGATGAGCTGCTTATTGTTAACAAAGAACCCGGCATGGTGGTACACCCCGGCCACGGAAACTACAGCGGTACACTGGTAAACGCACTGGCTTATCATTTTGATAACCTGCCCATGAACAGTAGCGAGCGCCCCGGCCTTGTGCACCGTATTGATAAAGACACCTCGGGTCTCTTGGTCGTTGCCAAAACAGAGCAGGCAATGAGCTACCTTACCAAGCAGTTTGCAGATAAAACATCTGAACGCGAATATATAGCGCTGGTGTGGGGTAATGTGCAGGAAGATGAAGGTACTATAGAGGGTAACATTGACCGCCATCCTAAAGACCGTATGCAAATGTCAGTTTACCCGGATGGAAGCCAGGGTAAGCACGCGGTAACACACTATAAGGTTATTGAGCGACTTGGGTATGTAACGCTGGTAAGCTGCAGGCTGGAAACAGGCCGTACACACCAGATACGCGTACACATGAAATACATAGGGCACACTCTTTTTAACGATGCGCGCTATGGCGGAGACATTATTCTTAAGGGTACTACTTTTACAAAATACAAGCAGTTTATAGATAACTGTTTTAAAACACTGCCGCGCCAGGCACTGCACGCTAAAACACTTGGGTTTGAACACCCAACGACAAAAGAATTTATACGTTTTGACAGCGAGTTGCCTAAGGATATGGTAGAGTGTATTGATAAATGGAGAACGTATTCTAAATCACATACTACGGAAGAGGAGTAG
- a CDS encoding PASTA domain-containing protein has protein sequence MSLKNFLTSKVFFKQVIIALIIVIVAIFAVLYWLSFATNHGEEIPVPDLKKTTVEKAQEKLEELDLEAVVLDTVDFNPQFPPYTITEQDPLANVTVKKDRKVYVKVNAGGYSSIIVPDLVQKSYRQAVPMLKSAGLAEGTKTYVPYLAKDVVLEMKQNGKTLKKGDKVLKASKIDLVLGDGKESYQDPEATANDTITP, from the coding sequence ATGAGCCTTAAAAATTTTTTAACGAGCAAAGTTTTCTTTAAGCAGGTAATCATTGCCCTTATCATTGTTATAGTGGCAATTTTTGCAGTATTATACTGGCTTAGTTTTGCTACTAACCACGGTGAAGAGATACCGGTACCTGATCTTAAGAAAACAACCGTTGAAAAAGCTCAGGAGAAACTTGAGGAGCTTGACCTTGAAGCTGTAGTGCTGGATACTGTCGATTTTAATCCTCAGTTTCCGCCATATACCATTACAGAGCAGGATCCGTTGGCTAATGTTACCGTTAAAAAAGACCGTAAGGTATATGTAAAAGTTAATGCCGGTGGATATAGTTCGATCATAGTGCCAGACCTGGTACAAAAATCGTATCGCCAGGCAGTGCCAATGCTTAAGAGTGCCGGGCTTGCGGAGGGTACTAAAACCTATGTGCCTTATCTTGCTAAAGATGTGGTACTGGAGATGAAGCAAAACGGAAAAACGCTTAAAAAAGGCGATAAAGTTTTAAAAGCAAGTAAGATAGACCTTGTACTGGGCGACGGTAAAGAGAGCTACCAGGATCCTGAAGCCACTGCAAATGATACAATAACCCCATAA